One genomic segment of Streptomyces liangshanensis includes these proteins:
- a CDS encoding ComEC/Rec2 family competence protein, which yields MTRSTSPPRPAVHVAAGNPLGASDPRQEGPTDLRLVPPALAAWGAAALALGAEGSWTAAGVLVCLLAAGLTLTGVAVRGTAARGALRWVGVGWGRLNGVALAAVLLCGAAGAAAAGLYGADLRRGPVPGLAERYARVTVEVIVTSDPRPTRPRVFGDRMSGGAFLLEAEVTRVTASDGAVTSARTPVLVLADPGAYAGRWRGVLPSTRLRLTGRLSPPPYGDDRYAAALRGGGAGPPRVIGEPSVPQRVAGALRAGLREATEGLPADARALLPGLVVGDTSRIPPDLHDAFKATDLSHLTAVSGSNLTIVLVLLIGPPGLALRAERRGLAPRLRISLRSTALLGGALTLAFVIVCRPDPSVLRAAACGCITLLAIGTGRRRSLIPALAGAVLFLVLYDPWLARSYGFLLSVLATGALLTLGPRWSATLRRRGVPPRLAEALAAAGAAQAMCAPVVAVFAARVSLVAIPCNLFAELAVAPATVLGFAALAAAPLAMPVAEVLARCAGWPAGWIASVARRGAALPGAEAGWPGGWWGGLLLAALTALVVLAARRVPRHPWTAAACAVLLLLVILRPPPLTRLVTGWPPPGWSFAMCDVGQGDSTVLAAGDGTAVVVDAGPDPLLADRCLRDLGITRVPLLLLTHLHADHVAGLPGVLRGRAVGAIQTTRLQEPADQGAFVRRTAAEAGVPVVRAGPGERRRVGPLSWQVLWPRADPVAGEPNDASVTLFVRVRGGPTLLLLGDLEPPAQRGLLRDHPALPPVDVLKVAHHGSPFQHPGLLRAVRPRLALISVGAENLYGHPSPRTVGALRAGGAAVLRTDTDGAIAVTGTGRGLRAVPRGARDGPGAG from the coding sequence ATGACGCGCTCGACGAGCCCGCCGCGTCCGGCGGTGCACGTGGCCGCCGGCAACCCCCTGGGGGCCTCCGATCCCCGCCAGGAGGGGCCGACGGACCTTCGGCTGGTGCCGCCCGCGCTGGCGGCCTGGGGGGCCGCGGCGCTGGCGCTGGGCGCCGAGGGGTCCTGGACGGCCGCTGGTGTCCTCGTGTGCCTTCTGGCGGCCGGGCTGACCCTCACAGGGGTGGCGGTGAGGGGGACGGCGGCGAGAGGGGCGCTTCGGTGGGTGGGGGTGGGGTGGGGGCGGCTCAACGGGGTGGCTCTGGCCGCGGTGTTGCTGTGCGGGGCCGCGGGGGCGGCTGCCGCCGGGTTGTACGGGGCGGATCTGCGGCGGGGGCCCGTGCCGGGGCTGGCGGAGCGGTACGCACGGGTGACGGTCGAGGTGATCGTCACCTCCGATCCGCGGCCCACCCGGCCCCGGGTGTTCGGCGACCGGATGTCCGGCGGCGCGTTCCTGCTGGAGGCCGAGGTGACGCGCGTGACGGCCTCCGACGGTGCGGTCACCTCGGCTCGGACGCCCGTGCTGGTCCTCGCCGACCCCGGTGCGTACGCGGGGCGGTGGCGGGGGGTGCTGCCCTCCACCCGGTTACGGCTGACCGGGCGGCTCTCCCCGCCCCCGTACGGCGACGACCGGTACGCGGCCGCGCTGCGCGGGGGAGGGGCGGGGCCGCCGCGGGTCATCGGGGAGCCGTCCGTCCCGCAGCGGGTGGCCGGGGCGCTCCGGGCCGGGCTGCGGGAGGCCACCGAGGGGCTGCCCGCCGACGCCCGCGCGCTGTTGCCCGGACTGGTGGTGGGCGACACGTCGCGGATTCCGCCCGACCTCCATGACGCGTTCAAGGCGACGGACCTCTCTCACCTGACGGCCGTCTCCGGGAGCAATCTCACCATCGTCCTCGTCCTGCTGATCGGCCCGCCGGGGCTCGCGCTCAGGGCCGAACGACGCGGCCTGGCGCCCAGGCTGAGGATCTCGCTGCGGTCGACCGCGCTGCTCGGCGGGGCGCTCACGCTCGCCTTCGTGATCGTCTGCCGCCCCGACCCCAGCGTGCTGCGGGCCGCGGCCTGCGGCTGCATCACTCTGCTCGCCATCGGCACGGGCCGCCGCAGGTCCCTGATCCCGGCCCTGGCCGGCGCCGTCCTGTTCCTGGTGCTGTACGACCCGTGGCTGGCGCGGAGTTACGGATTCCTCCTCTCCGTCCTCGCCACGGGCGCGCTGCTCACGCTCGGGCCCCGCTGGAGCGCCACGCTGCGGCGACGGGGCGTGCCTCCCCGGCTCGCCGAGGCGCTGGCCGCGGCCGGGGCCGCGCAGGCCATGTGCGCGCCGGTCGTGGCGGTGTTCGCGGCCCGGGTCAGCCTGGTGGCGATCCCGTGCAACCTCTTCGCCGAGTTGGCCGTGGCCCCGGCGACCGTGCTCGGTTTCGCCGCCCTGGCCGCGGCGCCTCTGGCGATGCCCGTCGCCGAGGTGCTGGCCCGGTGCGCCGGGTGGCCGGCGGGGTGGATCGCCTCGGTGGCCCGGCGCGGGGCCGCCCTGCCGGGCGCCGAGGCCGGCTGGCCCGGGGGGTGGTGGGGCGGGCTGCTGCTGGCCGCCCTGACGGCTCTTGTCGTGCTCGCCGCCCGACGCGTCCCGCGTCACCCCTGGACCGCCGCCGCCTGCGCGGTGCTCCTGCTCCTGGTGATCCTTCGGCCACCACCGCTGACCCGGCTGGTGACGGGATGGCCGCCGCCGGGCTGGTCGTTCGCGATGTGCGACGTCGGCCAGGGGGACAGCACCGTCCTGGCGGCCGGGGACGGCACGGCCGTGGTCGTGGACGCCGGACCCGATCCGCTCCTTGCCGACCGATGTCTGCGGGATCTCGGCATCACGCGCGTGCCGTTGTTGCTGCTCACGCACCTGCACGCCGACCATGTCGCGGGACTGCCCGGGGTGCTGCGGGGCCGGGCGGTCGGCGCGATCCAGACGACGCGGCTCCAGGAACCCGCGGACCAGGGCGCGTTCGTGAGGAGGACGGCCGCGGAGGCGGGGGTGCCCGTCGTCCGGGCGGGACCCGGGGAGCGGCGCCGGGTGGGGCCCTTGAGCTGGCAGGTGCTGTGGCCCCGGGCGGATCCGGTGGCGGGCGAGCCGAACGACGCGAGCGTCACCCTGTTCGTGCGCGTCCGCGGCGGGCCCACGCTGCTGCTGCTCGGCGACCTGGAACCCCCGGCGCAGCGAGGCCTGTTGCGCGACCACCCGGCGCTCCCGCCGGTCGACGTCCTCAAGGTCGCCCACCACGGCTCGCCCTTCCAGCACCCCGGCCTGCTCCGGGCGGTCCGTCCACGGCTGGCCCTGATCTCGGTCGGCGCGGAGAACCTGTACGGACATCCGTCGCCCCGGACGGTCGGTGCGCTGAGGGCCGGGGGAGCGGCGGTGCTCCGTACGGACACGGACGGGGCCATCGCGGTCACGGGGACGGGCCGCGGCCTGCGCGCGGTGCCACGCGGCGCGAGGGACGGGCCGGGGGCGGGGTAG
- a CDS encoding YceI family protein, with product MISRLRGRRTAAHQKSNPLAGLTVPTGAGLLTCRVLDPVNEPVRQAEFTVSDGNGRKVVSGETDPFGTIVAMVPNGEYRLAVSADSFSSYRGSVSIAEDGQHAGLGDITLQIAPSLPLPTPGEWEIEPAHSRIGFIARHIGLARVHGRFDNFAGAIRIGETIEQSAMHVIIGAASIDTNVQMRDDHLRSADFLDVANYPTLEFYSDRFVHRGGNNWAITGALTLHGVTRTVTLDAQYLGIGNGMEGETRVAVRASTELHREDYTVSWQSMLARGIAVVGSSIKIDLDIQIIPKTQIQG from the coding sequence ATGATCAGTCGCCTGCGCGGCCGACGGACGGCCGCTCACCAGAAGAGCAATCCACTCGCGGGACTGACGGTGCCCACCGGTGCGGGCCTGCTCACCTGTCGCGTGCTCGATCCCGTCAACGAGCCCGTCCGGCAGGCCGAGTTCACGGTCTCCGACGGGAACGGGCGGAAGGTCGTCAGCGGGGAGACCGACCCGTTCGGGACGATCGTGGCGATGGTGCCGAACGGGGAGTACCGGCTGGCGGTGTCGGCCGACAGCTTCAGCTCGTACCGGGGCAGTGTCTCGATCGCCGAGGACGGCCAGCACGCCGGACTCGGGGACATCACCCTCCAGATCGCGCCCTCGCTCCCGCTGCCCACCCCCGGCGAGTGGGAGATCGAACCGGCCCACTCCCGTATCGGCTTCATCGCGCGCCACATCGGGCTCGCGCGGGTGCACGGGCGGTTCGACAACTTCGCCGGGGCCATCCGGATCGGCGAGACGATCGAGCAGTCGGCGATGCACGTCATCATCGGCGCCGCCTCGATCGACACGAACGTGCAGATGCGCGATGACCACCTGCGGTCGGCCGACTTCCTCGACGTGGCGAACTACCCGACGCTGGAGTTCTACAGCGACCGCTTCGTGCACCGCGGCGGGAACAACTGGGCGATCACCGGGGCGCTCACCCTGCACGGCGTGACCCGCACGGTCACCCTGGACGCGCAGTACCTCGGCATCGGCAACGGCATGGAGGGCGAGACCCGCGTGGCCGTCCGCGCCTCCACCGAGCTGCACCGTGAGGACTACACGGTGAGCTGGCAGTCGATGCTGGCGCGGGGCATCGCGGTGGTCGGCTCCAGCATCAAGATCGACCTCGACATCCAGATCATCCCCAAGACCCAGATCCAGGGTTAG
- the holA gene encoding DNA polymerase III subunit delta, with translation MATRKASPDDLLAPLTLAVGQEDLLLDRAVQQVVAAARASDADTDVRDLTSDQLQPGTLAELTSPSLFAERKVVIVRNAQDLSADTIKDVKAYLDAPAEEITLVLLHAGGAKGKALLDAARKAGAREVACPKTTKPAERLSFVRSEFRVLGRSATPEACQALVDSIGSDLRELASAVSQLAADVEGTIDEEIVARYYTGRAEASSFTVADRAVEGRAAEALEALRWSLSTGVAPVLITSALAQGVRAIGKLSSARGGRPADLARELGMPPWKIDRVRQQMRGWTPDGVAAALVAVAEADAGVKGGGDDPEYALEKAVVAIARAARAGR, from the coding sequence ATGGCCACCAGAAAAGCTTCCCCCGACGACCTGCTCGCCCCGCTCACGCTCGCCGTGGGTCAGGAGGACCTGCTGCTCGACCGTGCCGTGCAGCAGGTCGTGGCGGCGGCCCGCGCCTCCGACGCCGACACGGACGTCCGTGATCTCACCTCCGACCAGCTCCAGCCCGGCACGCTCGCCGAGCTGACCAGCCCGTCGCTCTTCGCGGAGCGCAAGGTCGTCATCGTGCGGAACGCGCAGGATCTCTCGGCCGACACGATCAAGGACGTCAAGGCGTACCTCGACGCGCCCGCCGAGGAGATCACGCTCGTCCTGCTGCACGCGGGCGGGGCCAAGGGCAAGGCGCTGCTGGACGCGGCGCGCAAGGCGGGTGCGCGGGAGGTCGCGTGCCCCAAGACCACGAAGCCGGCGGAGCGCCTGAGCTTCGTACGGTCCGAGTTCCGCGTGCTGGGCCGTTCGGCCACGCCCGAGGCGTGCCAGGCCCTCGTCGACTCGATCGGCAGCGATCTGCGGGAGCTGGCGAGCGCGGTCTCGCAGCTCGCGGCGGACGTGGAGGGCACGATCGACGAGGAGATCGTCGCCCGCTACTACACGGGCCGTGCGGAGGCCTCCTCCTTCACGGTCGCGGACCGTGCCGTGGAGGGGCGTGCGGCCGAGGCGCTGGAGGCGTTGCGGTGGTCGTTGTCGACGGGGGTGGCGCCCGTGCTGATCACCAGCGCGCTCGCCCAGGGCGTCCGGGCCATCGGGAAGCTCTCGTCGGCCCGGGGGGGGCGGCCCGCCGACCTCGCGCGTGAGCTGGGGATGCCGCCGTGGAAGATCGATCGGGTTCGGCAGCAGATGCGTGGATGGACCCCGGACGGGGTGGCGGCGGCGCTGGTGGCGGTGGCCGAGGCGGATGCGGGGGTGAAGGGGGGTGGGGATGACCCGGAGTACGCGTTGGAGAAGGCGGTCGTCGCGATTGCCAGGGCTGCGCGGGCCGGTAGGTAG
- the rpsT gene encoding 30S ribosomal protein S20, with the protein MANIKSQIKRNKTNEKARLRNKSVKSALKTSIRKAREAAVEGDVEKATAAAREASRQLDKAASKGVIHKNAAANKKSALASKVAALQA; encoded by the coding sequence GTGGCGAACATCAAGTCCCAGATCAAGCGGAACAAGACGAACGAGAAGGCGCGCCTGCGCAACAAGTCCGTCAAGTCCGCGCTCAAGACCTCGATCCGCAAGGCTCGCGAGGCGGCTGTCGAGGGCGACGTCGAGAAGGCCACCGCGGCCGCTCGCGAGGCGTCCCGCCAGCTCGACAAGGCCGCCTCGAAGGGCGTCATCCACAAGAACGCCGCCGCCAACAAGAAGTCGGCGCTGGCCTCCAAGGTTGCCGCTCTCCAGGCCTGA
- the lepA gene encoding translation elongation factor 4: protein MPATPTHVPEPSRTDPALLRNFCIIAHIDHGKSTLADRMLQLTGVVDSRQMRAQYLDRMDIERERGITIKSQAVRLPWAPRTGEDVGRTHVLNMIDTPGHVDFTYEVSRSLAACEGTVLLVDAAQGIEAQTLANLYLAMENDLTIVPVLNKIDLPAAQPEKFAEELANLIGCQPEDVLRVSAKTGVGVDALLDRVVRDVPAPVGDADAPARAMIFDSVYDSYRGVVTYVRVIDGSLNKRERIRMMSTNATHELLEIGVSSPEMTPADGIGVGEVGYIITGVKDVRQSKVGDTITTLNKGATEALGGYKDPKPMVFSGLYPLDGSDYPELRDALDKLQLNDAALVYEPETSAALGFGFRVGFLGLLHLDVIRERLEREFGLDLIATAPNVVYRVVMEDRKEHIVTNPSEFPDGKIDAVFEPVVKATILAPSEFIGSIMELCQARRGTLLGMDYLSEDRVEIRYTLPLAEIVFDFFDQLKSKTRGYASLDYEPTGEQSAQLVKVDILLHGDKVDAFSAITHKDAAYAYGVRLVATLRGLIPRQAFEIPIQAAIGSRVIARETIRAIRKDVLAKCYGGDISRKRKLLEKQKEGKKRMKMVGSVEVPQEAFISVLSSDESGGKAKK from the coding sequence GTGCCCGCGACCCCTACCCACGTGCCCGAGCCGAGCCGTACGGACCCGGCGCTGCTCCGCAACTTCTGCATCATCGCGCACATCGACCACGGCAAGTCGACCCTCGCCGACCGGATGCTCCAGCTGACCGGTGTGGTCGACTCGCGGCAGATGCGCGCCCAGTATCTCGACCGGATGGACATCGAGCGCGAGCGCGGCATCACGATCAAGTCCCAGGCGGTCCGGCTGCCCTGGGCGCCCAGGACGGGCGAGGACGTGGGCAGGACCCACGTCCTGAACATGATCGACACGCCGGGCCACGTGGACTTCACCTACGAGGTCTCCCGCTCGCTCGCCGCCTGCGAGGGCACGGTCCTGCTGGTGGACGCCGCGCAGGGCATCGAGGCCCAGACCCTCGCCAACCTGTACCTGGCGATGGAGAACGACCTCACCATCGTCCCGGTGCTCAACAAGATCGACCTGCCGGCCGCCCAGCCCGAGAAGTTCGCCGAGGAGTTGGCCAACCTCATCGGCTGCCAGCCCGAGGACGTCCTCAGGGTCTCGGCGAAGACCGGCGTCGGCGTGGACGCGCTGCTCGACCGGGTGGTCAGGGACGTACCGGCGCCGGTCGGCGACGCGGACGCCCCCGCCCGCGCGATGATCTTCGACTCCGTCTACGACTCGTACCGCGGCGTCGTCACGTACGTCCGTGTCATCGACGGCAGCCTCAACAAGCGCGAGCGCATCCGGATGATGTCCACCAACGCCACCCACGAGTTGCTGGAGATCGGGGTCTCCTCCCCGGAGATGACCCCGGCCGACGGCATCGGCGTCGGTGAGGTGGGCTACATCATCACCGGCGTGAAGGACGTCCGGCAGTCCAAGGTCGGTGACACGATCACCACCCTGAACAAGGGGGCGACCGAGGCGCTCGGCGGCTACAAGGACCCCAAGCCGATGGTGTTCTCCGGCCTGTACCCGCTGGACGGCTCCGACTACCCCGAGCTGCGCGACGCCCTCGACAAGCTCCAGCTCAACGACGCCGCGCTGGTGTACGAGCCGGAGACCTCCGCGGCCCTCGGCTTCGGCTTCCGCGTCGGCTTCCTCGGCCTGCTGCACCTCGACGTGATCCGCGAGCGGCTGGAGCGGGAGTTCGGCCTCGACCTGATCGCCACCGCGCCCAACGTGGTCTACCGGGTGGTGATGGAGGACCGCAAGGAGCACATCGTCACCAACCCGAGCGAGTTCCCCGACGGGAAGATCGACGCGGTGTTCGAGCCGGTCGTCAAGGCCACGATCCTCGCCCCCAGCGAGTTCATCGGCTCGATCATGGAGCTGTGCCAGGCCCGCCGCGGCACGCTGCTCGGCATGGACTACCTCTCCGAGGACCGGGTCGAGATCCGCTACACCCTGCCCCTCGCCGAGATCGTCTTCGACTTCTTCGACCAGCTGAAGTCCAAGACGCGCGGGTACGCCTCGCTCGACTACGAACCGACCGGCGAGCAGTCGGCGCAGCTCGTGAAGGTCGACATCCTGCTCCACGGCGACAAGGTCGACGCGTTCTCGGCGATCACCCACAAGGACGCGGCGTACGCGTACGGCGTGCGGCTCGTCGCCACCCTGCGCGGGCTCATCCCCCGCCAGGCCTTCGAGATCCCGATCCAGGCCGCGATCGGCTCGCGGGTCATCGCCCGCGAGACCATCCGCGCCATCCGCAAGGACGTCCTCGCCAAGTGCTACGGCGGTGACATCTCCCGTAAGCGGAAGCTGCTGGAGAAGCAGAAGGAAGGCAAGAAGCGGATGAAGATGGTCGGCAGCGTGGAGGTCCCGCAGGAGGCCTTCATCTCGGTGCTGTCCAGCGACGAGTCGGGCGGCAAGGCCAAGAAGTAG